The window catgaaatataattgaaaattgattaaaattacttacccaatagtttggtatgaaaatctctCCATAAAATCGCTTCCCACCGAGTCTAGGGCTCAAAAGGTGATAAAATGAAACCAAGTCCCAAAATGCAAGTATTAATACCTGCcttagatgtcgcatttgcgacactagGTTCACAAATACGAACCCGCAAAAGCGAGAATTTCATCGTAAAAGCGAACCCTAGGACTCTCAGCTAAAGTCGCATTACCAAAATCATCGCAAATGAAGACAACTGCCATCGCAAAAGCGGACAACAAAACTCTCGCAAAAGCGAGGAAATTCGTTGCAAATGTGAACTCTTCCCTAGCAACACAGAATCGCAAAAGCGACTAGGTGTacgcaaatgcgatggtcgcatttgcgaccttttcatcgcaaatgcgatgacacAAGTACCAGCACATATTGTTTTGACAACATAAATCCGGAAAccaatccgaaactcatccgagccgtcggggctccaaaccaaacatccacacaagtctaaatatataacacgaactcgctcgcgcgatcaaaacaccaaaataacatctagaatcacgaatcgaacaccaaaatacatgaaaatcacaatgaacttctagaacctctagaattacaaccaagcgtccgaaccacATCAAAGCAACTCCAAATAACACCAAATTTTGGAGGCAAGTTTCAAATGACGGaacagacctatttcaagtcCTGAAACCAAAATATGATTCTGATAGCcttaaagtcaaaccatggtcaaacttaggaaaatttcaaatgtttaaattgccaacttccgccaaatggtgccaaaaccttctagaacaTCCATCcggacctaccggaaccatcaaaactccgatccgaggtcaaatactcaaaagtcaaatttggtcaactctttcaactccaatATGAACTGACAAAAATATATAACAATTACTCCCTCCATTTtagtttatgtgaatctattttctttttagcccgttccaaaaaaaatgagtcatttctaaatttagaaacaatttggcttaaactttcaattctacccttaatgagaagttttttaaccacacaaatactctggaccctttttgacttgtttaggaccacaagtttcaaaagtcttcattttttcttaaactccgtgcccagtcaaataggttcacataaattggaacggagggagtattattttattttctgttcCATTAACTAGATGACATGCGCGGTTCACATTTATTTCACAAAAAAGGACAGTAATAATGTTAGATATGGAGACTGTAGAAAGTGAGAAcgtgaaaataaaaataaaaagaaaattcaggATATTCTATATTCATTAATTCATCCAACCTGCTACATGACAATGTGGTGGAAGTTGATAATTTTGGCTGAATTGGTGCAGAAATTGCATTACTTCTAGttctaaaaagggaaataagagTTTCCACTTCATAATGAAATGTTATAGGACTAGCAGGAGTAAAACAATTCAATGAGGATTGATCCACTGTTTTGATCGGGAATTGCTAATAGAGCAGTAACTACGTAAGTTGGATCCATTTAAACCTTGATGGCATACTTTCTAAGTGGAAAGTacatttttatcttcttctctcTTTCTGTATTCAAAGAGAAAGGGAGATCCAATTTGTTTCTACAAAATTCAAAGAACATGGATTTCAATATAGCACATGAACTTTACAGACCAAAAGAAAAacatagaacatgaaatttaCCTAAACATGCACTAACAGACGGTAGGAGTGTACAGTGACAACCATGCCAGATCTAGAGCTAATAATCCATGGTTCCACAAAATAGTTCCGCTATGACCAACTTAGATTCAAGCCATAGCGACAACAAAACCAATCACAAGTATACATACTTTGTAAATGGAATCTTGGATAAATATCATTGCAATCAAGCAAAAGTAAAAAAGCTCAACAAAACAAATAGTTCCCATGCATGATTACTGGACATAATTTATATTCAACTTGATAAAGACTATCTCTCAATCAATCAACCATGCTTATATCGCAAACTGTTAGGTTGATTATTGACTCTTCTAATCCATTCCGGTCTATTAGGGGCCATTTTATTTCAATACAATACAATTTGACTAAATCAAAGATTCTCTAAATCTAGATGGTCTTCAAATCTCACTTACGCTATACTAAGGTTGTCTAACGGGACGATTCCTTAACAATTCCTTTCGAATTGGCATTGACACTtgatattagtatgataatttgttaTTAGCTATTTAGAGACCTAGTTCAAATAGAACCCTTCCTACAAGGTGGTTGTATATATTAGGTGCTCTTCTTTAGGTGCTTGTATTTTTGTATGAAATTTCTATTGAATAAACTAAAGGACTTTAGCCTTGAATTTTTTTAAGAATTGTCGTACTTAGTTACTTCatagttttttaaaataatttttagttcttaaatatttaattaataaaaatttaacaaataaaagAATCCCACTAAGGGCCCTCGACATGTCCCATCTCCTTAGATAGTGGAATGGAACGGGCCGAGGGGTTCGTCCCGCTAATCTCGGCCCGGTAGCGTCCCGGAACCCCTTATCCCGTTAAGGAATAGTCATGTCACGTCCCATCCAACTAAATCGTCATATCCCGTTAGACAACTTTAATACAGAGTCTCTTACCAAACTAAAACACTTATGGAAAAACCAAATCTAGCTGTAAACAACTAAGTCTCAATCTAAGTTATTCAATTTGCTGGTATTGCCTACACGCATTGTTTACATTCATTGTGCTTTTTCCCCCTAAATCGGTATTGATTTTGAGAGATGTTAGGTCTTATTGAGAATGATTGATGTAATATTTATGTGTATATCAGTTGTGTAAACTTAGTTGTGAAGTTGATTAGTCAATATTGGTCAATGTAGTTGAATTAGTTAGAGTGGCAGTTTTGTAATTaagatattttttctatttttctcttaCACACTTACACACGTGTATATATACACTTTACAGAAGTGGAAATAACACAGATTTCATTTTCCCAATTCTTCTTTCGTCTAGAACCTTCTCTCACAAGCTCAACTTGGTTCATCAATGGAGATACTTCGATGATTGTGATCTTCAACTTCGACATGGTATTAGAGCGCAGTTCATAATTTCCGATCTCCATCCAGTTcgtcttctcttcttttcttcgtTGTTTTCACATGATTTGAAATTGCAAATCGAAACTTCTCAGTTCATAATTTCGTCTGGGAATCACTGGTTCGCACACTCTCAATCGTCAATTAACTCAAATTTCTGACATTTTCTACTTCAATTCATGGCTAGAGACAAGGATACTTAGGATACCACCACAATTTTGGATTTGACCAACCCACTATACATGCACCCATCGGAAAGTACTGGGACTGTGCTGGTACCGGTAGCATTTAACGGCACCGGCCATAGATCCTGGAGGAGTAGCATTCTCAGAGCTCTCTCCGTGGAAAACAAAGTCAGATTCATTACAGGAAAGTATAACAAACCTAATGCTAGAGAAGCGACCTACGATCAATGGGCACGATGCGATGATATGGTGACATCGTGGATTCTGAACTCACTCTTAAAGGATTTGGCTGACATTTTACAATACGTGAATGATGCAAAGGAGTTATGGCAAGAGCTTGAGGACAGGTACGATCAAACGAATGGCGAAAAACTTTACCAATTACAAAAGGAAATCAATGACCTAAATCAAGTAACCCTAGATATAACTGGATACtacacaaaaataaagaagctctGGGAGGAGCTCAATACCTTGAATGCACACGCACAATGTGGTTGTCAATGCACATGTGGTGCCAAAGCATATATGCACAAGGCAGAGCAAGATCGAAGGTTAATTCAATTTCTAATGGGATTCAATGAAGTCTACACAGTCGTTAGGGGAAGCATTCTAATGATGAATCCCCTGCCTAGCATTGCACATGCCTTTTCCATTCTCATTGAGGAGGAGAAACATAGAGAAGTTAGGCCAAGAAATTGTCTAGTCATGGAATCCACTTCTTTGAATGTGAATGGACCAGGAAACAACAAATTTAGAACCAATTATACTCCACAAGGCAACACTGCAGGATAGAAATCGTCTAAACCTACTGTTTCCCCTAATAGATCTAAATTGTATTGTAACTACTGCAAAAAAGTGGGGCATACTAAGGAAAAGTGCTTAGGCTACATGGATTTCCACAAGACTTCATGTTTACAAAGGGAAGAAACACAGGATGTGCTACAAATATCCCCGATCAGTGTGAAGAGATGCAAGCTTGCAACAGTGGAGATGCTGATGGCAGGAACCACAACCAAAATCTTCAGTTGCTCTACTTATAAAGAGATAGCTGAAACAACCACATGTAAATATTCAaattcaattgttgatttggttcATAAATGGAGATACTTCGATGATTCTGATCTTCAACTtcgacatggtatcagagctcagCTCATAATTTCCGATCTACATCCAGTttgtcttctcttcttttctttgttgttttcACCTGATTTGAAATCACAAATCGGAAGTTCTCAATTCATAATTTCGTTTGGGAATCACTGGTTCGCACACTCTCAATCGTCAACTAACTCAAATTTCTgacattttcttcttcaattcatGGCTGGAGACAAGGATACTAAGGATACCACCATAATTTTGGATTCGACCAACCCGCTATATATGCACCCATCGGAAAGTGCTGGGACTGTACTGGTACCAGTGGCATTTGACGGCACCGTCCATAGATCCTGGAGGAGAGGCGTTCTTAGAGCTCTCTCCATAAAAAATAAAGTCAGATTCATTACAGGAAAGTGTAAGAAACCTAATGCTGGAGAAGCGACCTATGATCAATGGGCACGATGCGATGATATGATGACATCGTGGATTATGAACTTACTCTCAAAGAATTTGTCTGACAGTCTACAATATGTGAATGATGCAAAGGAGTTATGGAAAGAGCTTGAGGAAAGATACGATCAAACAACTGGGGCAAAACTTTACCAATTGCAAAAGGAAATGAATGACCTAAATCAAGTAACCCTAGATATAACTGGATACtacacaaaaataaagaagctctGGGAGGAGCTCAATACCTTGAATGCACATGCACAATGTGATTGTCAATGCACCTGTGGTGCCAAAGCAAATATGCACAAGGAAGAGCAAGATCGAAGGTTAATTCAATTTCTAATGGGACTCAATAAAGTCTACATAGTCATTAGGGGAAGCATTCTAATGATGAATCCCCTCCCTATCATTGCACATGCCTTTTCCATCCTCATTCAGGAGGAGAAACATAGAGAAGTTAGGCCAAGTAATCGCCTAGTCATGGAATCCACTTCTTTGAATGTGAATGGACTAGGAAACAATAAATTCAGAACTAATTATACTCCACAAGGCAACACTGCAGGACAGAAATCATATAAACCTACTTCCCCCCCAATAGATCTAAATTGTATTGTAACTACTGCAAAAAGCCTGGGCATACTAAGGAAAAGTGCTTAGGCTACATGTATTTTCACAAAACTTCAAGTTTACAAAGGGAAGAAACACAGGATCTGCTGCAAATGTCCATGGTCAGTGTGAAGAGATATAAGCTTGCAACAGTGGAGATGCTGATGGCAGGAACCACGACCAAAATCTTCAGTTGCTCTACTTATAAAGAGATAGCTGAAACAACCACATGTAGATGTTCAAATTCAATGTTGACCTATGGATTTTAGACAGTGCAGCTTCAAACCATATGACCTATAGAAAGTCTTTTCTCACTAATATTAGAACCCTACCTTATCCCTTCCTTGTCACCTTACCTAATGGATATAGGGTAAAAGTGACAGAAATTGGTGATGCCTTTCTTAGTCATAGACTAACTATGGTTAGAGTCCTGTATGTACCTAGCTTTAAATACAATCTTATTTTAATCCACTCATTAATAGTGCATCTTGATTGCATGGTTAATTTCAACAAATATCTTTGTCTAATGCAGGCCCCTTCAATGAAGAGGCCTCTTGAGATTGGTAAGGCAAGGAGTGAGTTGTATTTTCTTTGTTCAAAGTGTCACAATTGTTCAGAGTTGAGTCCACCCACTACTTCAATTTCTAGTTTGCCTCATTCCTGATAACAATGCTAGCAAGAAAAAGGATCAAGCTCATCCCTTTCATTCATCGTCAACTGTAAATGAGTCATCTTATCCATTGAGCAATGTAAATAGTATCCATTCATGCAATAAAATTGATCCTTTTACTGTGAATTCTTCTCCACCAAAATTCTTGAGTTACTCCATGTAGACCTATGGGGCCCCTACCATATACCCATACAAGATAATTACAGATACTTCCTCGCTATGGTTGATGATTTTAGTAGGTCAACCTGGATTCACCTCTTAAGCTGCAAAAGCAACACATTTCATGCCATTAAAGATTTTCTGTCTATGATAGAAAATCAGTTTGGTACCTCAGTTAAGACCATTAGATCTGATAATGGTCTAGAATTTGTCAACAATAAAACCATGACATACTTCCAAGAAAAAGGCATAGTACATCAGAAAATTTATCCAtacacaccacaacaaaatggtatgGTGGAAAGAAAACACAAATACCTACTTGAAACAACAAGGGCCTTACTTTACCAGTCCAAACTACCTATCAGGTACTGGGGGAGTGCATTCTAACAACCACCTATCTGATAAAGAGACTCTCATCCACTATTCAACAAAAGCCCTTTTGAACTCCTGTATAACAAAAAGCCCAAATATTCACAACTTAAGAGTTTTGGTTGCTCGTGCTACCCTCGTACACTAAAGACTCACAAAGACAAGTTTGAACCAAGAGCCACACTCCATGTGTTTGTAGGTTATCCCTTTGCTATAAAGGGTTACAAGGTCCTAGACTTGGCCACAAAGAGAATACATATATCTAGAGATGTAGTGttccatgaaaatatttttccttttgcaGTTTCACCTAAACATTCCAGCTTTCCTTCTGTATTGCATCTGATGAATTCTAATCCATCTTGTTCTCATTCTACTTCTAGGACTTCAATTGATTGTAGCATATATGATAATGATGCATCAATTTCTGTCACTAGTAGATTTGTATCAGATAATGCTGCACCTTTTTCTCCACCTAGTTCAACAACACCTAATCAGTATATGTCAAGTTCACACATGTCTCCATAAACCATCCCTGTTTCTCAATCATCCACACAGGTACATCCCATTGAATCTCAAGTCATTGAGTCTAACAGCCTTCAAacaaatccatcaaaacctagAAGATCAGGCAGAACACATAACACTCCTGTACACCTCAAAGACTATGTGTACTCCTTGCCAAACCTTCAACATCATAACACATAACCTGAATATCACACTATTCCCATACCATTTAATGTATTCTGCAACAACAAACAACATGTTTCTTTCAATGTCTTGCATCTTGAAAGTCATTAATTGCTTAGAAACATTTCACATGATTGTGAGCCGTCTTCTTATGAGGAGGCATATATGAATCTTGCATGGTAAATGGCAATAACACATGAATTTGAAGCTTTATATACTAACCATACTTGGGATTTAGTTGAATTGCCTGCAGGAAAGAAAGCTATAAGTTGTAAATGGGTATACAAGATCAAACACAAGGTAGATGGAAGTGTATAAAGATTCATGGCAAGACTTGTAGTGGAGGGATACACACAAGAAGCAGGAATTGATTACACATAAACCTTTTCACCAGTGGTGAAGATGACCACAGTCACAACACTAACAATGCATTTCTTCATGGGGATCTAAATGAAGAAGCGTACATAGAGGTTCCACAAGGTCTAATGGTACCTAATGGAAACTTAGTGTGCAGACATAGGAAGTCATTATATGGTCTAAAATAAGCTAGAAGATAATGGTATGATAAGTTGACAGAGTCTCTACATTCTAGGGATTTCAAACATTCAGCTAGTGATTACTCATTGTTCTACAGGAAACAGGGGAACTCAACAGTCTTTGTGgctgtatatgtagatgatgtgattcTTACTGGTGCCAACTTGGAGGAAATTAAGGAATTGAAGGCTTTCCTGCACAATCAATTCAGGATAAAGGATCTTGGAAAGTTACACTACTTGTTGGGGCTAGAGATGTTGTATAAGGCTGATGGAGTATTGATTTGCCAGAGAAAATTTACTATGGACCTACTAAAGGAGTATGATTGCTTGACATTCTTTACTGTTAGCTCTCCACTTGATTTCACTATTAAATTGAGGAGTGAAGAAGGAACCTTGTTGTCTAATCCAGGGTATTATAGGAAGCTAGTTGGAAAATTGAACTTCCTAACAAACACAAGACTGAATATAACCTATAGTGTCCAACATTTGAGCCAGTTTATACAGGCACCAAGGGAAACTCATCTCAAGGATGCTATACATGTTCTTAGATAAGGAAGATACTACTTTGGAAATATTTCTGTCCAATAATCCCAGTTATGCCATCACTgcatattgtgactcagattgggCTGCTTGCCCTGATTcgagaaaatctatgagtgggtACATTGTGTTACTTGGGAATAGCCCTATTAGTTGGAAGTCAAAGAAACAAACTACTGTCTCATTATCAGGAAAGTTGTTGGAGAATTGGCATGGATAATGAGATTGCTAGAAAAATTGACAGTTATGTGCACCAATCCCATAACTGTGTTTGTGATAGTCAAGCATCTGTTCATATGGCAAGGAACCCTGTATTCTATGAGAGGAAAAAGTATATCAAAGTGGATTTCCACTTTGTGCGAGATAATATACAGGATGGGCTAGTCACACTACATCACATTTCCACCTCTACCAATTGGCTGATATCTTGACAAAGGCACTTGCAGGGGTTAAACATTCTGATCTTTTTAGCAAGTTGGCAGTCCCTCATCTCCAACGTGAGGGGGGTATTGAGAATGATTGATGTAATATTTATGTGTATATCAGTTGTGTAAACTTAGTTGTGAAGTTGATTAGTCAATATTGGTCAATGTAGTTGAATTAGTTAGAGTGGCAGTTTTGTAATTaagatattttttctatttttctcttaCACACTTACACACGTGTATATATACATATCTCTTACACTCTTACATACGTGTATATATACACTTTACAGAAAGGAAAATTACACAGAGTTCATTTTCCCAATTCCTCTGTCATCTAGAACCTTCTCTCAAGAGCTCAACTTGGTTTATCAATGGAGACACTTCGATGATTCTGATCTTCAACTTCGACAGGTCTTTCAAGACAATTTTTCTCCATGTGATTTTAGGTTTGTCACATGTAATCAAATAACAAGAGAGATGGCAACCAAGCAAATACTACTTATGCATGGCTATTGGATACTCCTAATTTGTATTTCATATGCCTAATTATctcaaagaaataaataaaaagagaagataaGCATGCTACATCTGAGACAATTATTTCATTTAATAGAACACTTTGCATAATTTTTCTTGTGCAGGTAATTCAATTCTTGTTAAATTATACACAGGGGGAAAGGGATTGTAAGGTGGGAATCGAATACTCACTAACAAGATGAAAGTTCAAGTAGCTAAACAAACTGGACTACTATGATTCCCTGCAAGTGATGCAATTTGTTTATGGCTTTAGGCTGAGTTTTGAGTGAACTCTCCACATAAAAGCTCAAACTCTATTTCCATCAAATATCGGGCAGAACATATATAGAAAAAACAGCAATATTAAATGATGTTCTGACTTAAAACCTAACAAATAAAGGCTTTAGGGTGTGCAATTTATTTTGGACGTGTATGGATTGACCACATAGCGGCATATGTTTGGTAGTTCTTTCCCTGCCAAGATCTTAGTATGGTGGAGGATGcaattatttttcaagttcaaAAGAGTGTTGCAGGAGCAAGACCTAATTTAAAAATAGTCGTTCTGGCCACTTCTGGAAGCTGTCAAAAAACTAAACTGGATTCAGTAGAAAAATGGTTCATTCTCTTTTTCTTCGTCAAGTTAGGAAATATGAGAAGAAGCACGAGATATGGTTTATATTGGAGAGAATGCCCTATTGTTTTTTGCTGAGGAAGTTTTCGCTGGTCACCAAGTTAAATTGTGAGGCTTTCCCAAAGAAAAAGAAGCTGAAGAAGATCTATAGAATGGTGAAAAGTTTTGGGATCAACTACGAGGTAAAAAACAATGGATCACCCCAGGAGGTTGATGCAATTGATGGACAAGTAACAGTTGACCGAGGAGAAGTTTAAGACAATATTGGTGTGGTTTGTTCACGCTATCTTGTTGGCATGTGATAACTTAAAAGAAGTGGATAAAAGAACTTTACATTGCTGCTTGTTATGTACTTTGTTACTGAGCTTTATATTGCtacttgaaaagaagtggataaACGAGTACAAAACAAACAACAATATAAAGCTCTTTTATCCACTTCTTTTCTAACTATCACATGCCAACAAGATGGTGTGAACAAACCACATCAATAACACTTTTAACTTTTCTTTCTTGGTCAATTGATGTGTGTCCATCAATTGCATCAACCTCCTCGGCGTCACTCTTTGTTTAATATAAAATGCTTCAAATCATTGCTTTCCGGGGAATGAAAGAAGCTAAACATCAAGAACTAACTTCAAATTGCTGCTTTTCGTGTCTATGGTGGTTGGGTTTCGTCCCAACTCCCAACCCACGcgattttgaattttgatgagaagcgagagagaagagagaaagtcatttagtgggcgtttggaaataagaattataaaattccaaaaaaagtgaaaaaaatttcaagtgaaaatggtatttgaaaattagagttgtgtttggacatgaatataattttgggttatttttgaagttttgtaagtaatctgagtgaaaattttgaaaaacagtttttttggagtttttcaaaatttcaaaa is drawn from Nicotiana tabacum cultivar K326 chromosome 22, ASM71507v2, whole genome shotgun sequence and contains these coding sequences:
- the LOC142175905 gene encoding uncharacterized protein LOC142175905, which gives rise to MHPSESTGTVLVPVAFNGTGHRSWRSSILRALSVENKVRFITGKYNKPNAREATYDQWARCDDMVTSWILNSLLKDLADILQYVNDAKELWQELEDRYDQTNGEKLYQLQKEINDLNQVTLDITGYYTKIKKLWEELNTLNAHAQCGCQCTCGAKAYMHKAEQDRRLIQFLMGFNEVYTVVRGSILMMNPLPSIAHAFSILIEEEKHREVRPRNCLVMESTSLNVNGPGNNKFRTNYTPQGNTAG